The DNA window GGGCGGGGTCCACCTCAACCTCGCACCCGAGACCACCATCGCGGCGGCCCGCTTCGGCGCCCTGAGCCCGGACGGGCAGTGCTTCACCTTCGACGCCCGTGCCAACGGCTACGTCCGGGGAGAGGGCGGCGGCCTGGTCGTCCTCAAGCCGCTGGCCAGGGCCCTGGCGGACGGCGACCGCATCCGGGCCGTCATCCGCGGCGGCGCGGTCAACAACGACGGCACCGGCGAGAGCCTGACCACGCCGGACCCCGCCGCCCAGGAAGAGGTCCTCCGCCTCGCCTGCGCCCGCGCCGGAGTCGACCCCGGCCACATCGGCTATGTCGAACTGCACGGCACCGGAACCCGGGTCGGCGACCCGATCGAGGCGGCGGCGCTGGGGGCCGCCTTCGGCACAGCCCCGAGCCGCAAGTCCCCACTGCGGGTCGGCTCGGCCAAGACGAACATCGGCCACCTGGAGGGCGCGGCCGGGATCGCCGGCCTGCTCAAGGTGGTGCTGTGCCTGGAGCACGGCCGGTTGGTGCCGAGCCTGAACTTCGCTGCGCCGAACCCCGACATTGCCCTGGAGCAGCTGCGACTGCGGGTGCAGCAGGAGACGGCCGAGTGGGCTTCGGGAGGGGGACGACGGCCGCTGGTGGCGGGTGTGTCCTCCTTCGGCATGGGCGGGACGAATGCGCATGTGATCGTCGAGCAGGCCGAGCCGGTGGGGGAGCCGGAGCGTTCCGGTTCGGCTGGTGGTGTGGTGGTGCCGTGGGTGGTGTCGGCGCGGTCGGGTGAGGCGTTGCGGGGGCAGGTGGAGCGGCTGGGGTTGGTGGCTGGTTCGCCGGTGGATGTGGGTTGGTCGTTGCTGCGGTCGCGGTCGGTGTTTGAGCATCGGGCGGTTGTGGTGGGGGCTGGGGTGGTGGCTGAGGGTTCGGTCGCCGATGTTGGGCGTGGGCCGGTGTTTGTTTTTCCGGGTCAGGGGGCGCAGTGGGTGGGGATGGCGGTGGGGTTGTTGGATGCCTCGCCGGTGTTTGCTGCGCGGTTGGGTGAGTGTGAGGGGGCGTTGGCGCCGTTTGTGGATTGGTCGCTGGCGGATGTGTTGCGTGGGGTTGAGGGTGCGCCTGGGTTGGACCGGGTGGATGTGGTGCAGCCGGTGCTGTGGGCGGTGATGGTCTCTCTCGCTGAGTTGTGGCGGTCGTTCGGGGTGGAGCCTGCGGCTGTGGTGGGGCATTCGCAGGGGGAGATCGCTGCGGCTGTGGTGGCGGGGGGTCTGAGTCTGGCGGATGGTGCGCGGGTGGTGGCGTTGCGGAGCCGGGCGATTGTGGCGTTGGCCGGGCGCGGCGGGATGGTGTCGGTGGCGTTGCCCCGGCTGGACGTTGATGAGTTGCTGGGTGGGTTTGCGGGTCGGGTGTCGGTGGCGGCGGTGAATGGTCCGTCGTCGGTGGTGGTCTCCGGTGACGCGGATGCGCTGGATGAGTTGATGGCTGTGTGTGAGGGGCGGGGGGTGCGGGTTCGGCGGATCGAGGTGGACTATGCGTCGCATTCGGCCCATGTGGAGGCGATCCGCGAGGAGTTGGCGGAGGTCCTGGCACCGATCGCGCCTATGTCCGGCACGGTGCCGTTCTTCTCGACGGTGACGGGGGACTGGCTGGACACCTCCGGTCTGGACGCGGAGTACTGGTACACCAATCTGCGGCAGACGGTGCAGCTTGAGCCTTCGGTGCGGGCCCTGCTGGGTGAGGGGCATGGGGCGTTTGTCGAGGTGAGTCCGCATCCGGTGCTGACGATGCCGATCGAGGAGACCGTTGAGGCCGTAGGGTCCGAGGCGGTGGTCACCGGGACGCTGCGGCGTGGTGAGGGTGGCCCCGAGCGGTTCTATGCCTCGCTCGCCGAGCTATGGGTCCGTGGCGTGGCGGTGGACTGGACTCCGGCGTTTGCCGGGCTTGAGCCGCGTACGGTCGACCTGCCGACGTACGCCTTCCAACGCGAGCACTACTGGCTGGGTACTGCCGAGGAGCCCGTACGCGAACTTGCGGTGAACCCTGCCGACCAGGGTCGGGCGACGCTGGACCTGGTACGGGAGCACGCGGCCGTGGTGCTCGGCCACAGGGACCCGGATGCGATCGACCCGAAGCGCTCCTTCAAGGAACTCGGGTTCAACTCGGTCACCGCCGTCGAGCTGCGCAACCGCCTGAACACGGCCGTCGGGCTGAAGCTCCCCACGACCGTGTTGTACGACCACTCCTCGCCTGCACGGCTCGCGCAGCACATCGACAACGAACGGCAGGGAACCGGTCACCCCGAGCAGAGCGCCGTGCCGGTGGCCGCCGCACCGGGTGAGCCGATCGCCATCGTCGCGATGAGCTGCCGTTACCCAGGCGGTGTGCAGTCGCCCGAGGATCTGTGGCGGGTGGTGCGCGACGGGCTGGATGTGGTGTCGGAGTTCCCGACCGACCGGGGATGGGATCTGGACTCCCTGTACGACCCCGATCCTGAACTCTCGGGCAAGACCTATGCGCGCGAAGGAGGCTTCCTGGACGCGGGCAGTTTTGATGCCGCGTTCTTCGGGATCTCGCCGCGTGAGGCGTTGGCGATGGATCCGCAGCAGCGGTTGCTGCTGGAGACCTCGTGGGAGGCGCTGGAGCGGGCCGGTATCGAGCCCGGATCGGTGCGCGGCAGCCTCACGGGTGTCTTCATCGGTGCGATGTCGCAGGAGTACGGGCCGCGACTGCACGAAGCGGGCGAAGGGGTGGAGGGCCACGTCCTCACCGGGACCACGACCAGTGTGGCTTCCGGACGCATCGCGTACACGCTGGGTCTGGAAGGGCCGGCGGTGACGGTGGACACGGCGTGCTCGTCGTCGTTGGTGGCGATGCATCTTGCGGTGCAGGCGCTGCGGTCCGGTGAATGCTCGCTGGCGCTCGCGGGTGGTGCCACCGTGATGTCCAGCCCTGGTCTCTTCGTGGAGTTCAGCCGGCAGCGGGGTCTGGCTCCGGACGGGCGGTGCAAGCCCTTTGCCGCGGCGGCGGATGGAACCGGTTGGGGCGAGGGTGTCGGTGTGCTGGTGTTGGAGCGGTTGTCGGATGCGCGGCGCCTTGGGCATGAGGTGTTGGCGGTGGTGCGGGGTTCGGCGATCAATCAGGACGGTGCGAGTAATGGGTTGACGGCGCCGAGTGGGTTGGCGCAGCAGCGGGTGATTCGGGCTGCGTTGGCGGGTGCGGGGTTGTCGGCTGCTGATGTGGATGTGGTGGAGGCGCACGGTACGGGGACGACGCTGGGTGATCCGATCGAGGCGGAGGCGTTGCTGGCCACGTATGGGCGGGGGCGGGATGCGGGTCGTCCGTTGTGGTTGGGGTCGGTGAAGTCGAACATCGGGCATGCGCAGGCTGCGTCGGGTGTGGCTGGTGTGATGAAGATGGTGCTGGCGATGCGGCATGGGGTGCTGCCGGCGACGTTGCATGTGGATGAGCCGTCGTCGCATGTGGACTGGTCGTCGGGTGCGGTGGAGTTGCTGTCGGAGGCCAGGCCGTGGGAGGGGTACGGGCGGCCTCGGCGGGCGGGGGTGTCGTCGTTCGGGGTGAGTGGGACGAACGCGCACGTGATCATCGAGCAGGCCGAGCCGGTGGGGGAGCCGGAGCGTTCCGACTCGTCCGATGGTGTGGTGGTGCCGTGGGTGGTGTCGGCGCGGTCGCGTGAGGCGTTGCGGGCTCAGGTGGAGCGGCTGGGGTCGGTGGCTGGTTCGCCGGTGGATGTGGGTTGGTCGTTGCTGCGGTCGCGGTCGGTGTTTGAGCATCGGGCGGTTGTGGTGGGGGCGGGGGTGGTGGCCGAGGGTTCGGCTGCCGATGTCGGGCGTGGGCCGGTGTTTGTTTTTCCGGGTCAGGGGGCGCAGTGGGTGGGGATGGCGGTGGGGTTGTTGGATGCCTCGCCGGTGTTCGCGGAGCGGGTTGCGGCGTGTGAGGGGGCGTTGGCGCCGTTTGTGGAGTGGTCGCTGGCGGATGTGTTGCGTGGGGTTGAGGGTGCGCCTGGGTTGGACCGGGTGGATGTGGTGCAGCCGGTGCTGTGGGCGGTGATGGTGTCGCTGGCCGAGCTGTGGCGGTCGTTCGGGGTGGAGCCTGCGGCTGTGGTGGGGCATTCGCAGGGGGAGATCGCTGCGGCTGTGGTGGCGGGGGGTCTGAGTCTGGCGGATGGCGCGCGGGTGGTGGCGTTGCGGAGTCGGGCGATTGTGGCGTTGGCCGGGCGTGGCGGGATGGTGTCGGTGGCGCTGCCCCGGGTCCAGGTTGATGAGTTGCTGGGTGGGTTTGCGGGTCGGGTGTCGGTGGCGGCGGTGAACGGTCCGTCGTCGGTGGTGGTCTCGGGCGATGCCGATGCGCTGGATGAGTTGATGGCCGTGTGTGAGGGGCGGGGGGTGCGGGTTCGGCGGATCGAGGTGGACTATGCGTCGCATTCGGCGCATGTGGAGGCGATCCGCGGGGAGTTGGCGGAGGTCCTGGCGCCGATCGTGCCGGTGAGTGGTGGGGTGCCGTTCTTCTCGACGGTGACCGGGGAGTGGCTGGACACCTCGGGGTTGGGCGCGGAGTACTGGTACACGAATCTGCGGCAGACGGTGCAGCTTGAGCCTTCGGTGCGTGCTCTGCTGGGTGAGGGCCATCGGGTGTTTGTGGAGGTGAGTCCGCATCCGGTGCTGACGATGCCGGTGCAGGAGACTGCCGAGGCCGTTGACGCCGAGGTGGTGGTGACGGGGACGTTGCGGCGTGGTGAGGGTGGCCCGGAGCGGTTCTATGCCTCGCTGGGCGAGCTGTGGGTGCACGGCGTGTCCGTGGATTGGGCTCAGGCGTTCGCTGGGCTTGAGCCGCGCAGGGTGGAGTTGCCGACGTATGCCTTCCAGCGTCAGCGGTACTGGCTGGAGTCTGGGCGGCCTGCGGCGGCGGCTGATCCGGTGGATGCGCGGTTCTGGGAGACCGTCGAGCGTGAGGACCTGGAGGGTCTGGCGGCGACGCTGGGTCTGGCGGACGGCGGTTCGCTGGGTGAGGTGCTGCCCGCGCTGTCGTCCTGGCGTAAGAACCACAAGCAGCGCAGCACGGTGGACGGTTGGCGGTACACCATCGCCTGGCGGCCCCAGCCCGCACCGCCCCGTGCCGAACTCCATGGCCCCTGGCTGCTGGTCACCTCGGCCGCGCTCCAGGATGACCAACTGGTCCAGGGAACCTTGCGGGCGCTGGAAGCAAGCGCGTCCCAGGTCCGGACGCTTGTCGTGGATGCGCAGGATGCCGACCGGGCGCGTCTCGCCGAGCGTCTCGGGGCGGAGGCGTACGCCGGAGTGCTGTCCCTCCTGGCCCTGGACGAGACCCCGGATGCCGTGCAGCCTGCCGTACCCGCCGGCCTGGCCATGAGCCTCGCGCTGGTGCAGGCCCTGGGTGACGCCGGGGTCGCGGCTCCGCTGTGGTGCGTCACACGGGGAGCGGTCGCGGCTGCGGGCGACGTGGCACCGGCCAACCCCGTACAGGCCGGGGTCTGGGGCCTCGGCAGGGTCGCCGCACTTGAGGACCCCACTTGCTGGGGCGGCCTGGTGGACATGCCCGGCACGGCCGACCAGCGCGCGGCGGAACTGCTGGTGGACGTGCTGGCCGCAGGAGGTGCGGAGGACCAGCTGGCGATACGCGGCTCCGGGCTGTTCGGGCGCCGACTCGTCCGCGCACCCCTCGGCGGAAAGCCCGCGCGGCGGGCCTGGCATCCGCGCGGCACGGTGCTCGTCACCGGGGGCACCGGCGCGCTGGGTGCCCGGATGGCCCGCTGGCTGGCCGCAAACGGCGCGGACCACCTCGTCCTCACCGGCCGCCGGGGCGCCGAGACGCCCGGGGCCGCCGAGCTGCGCGACGAGCTCCAGGCGCACGGCACCCGGGTGACCCTGGCCGCCTGCGATGTCGCCGACCGGGAGGCGCTGGCCGACCTCGTACGCCGGGTCGAGCAGGACGGCGGCGAGGTGATCCGGGCCGTGGTGCACGCCGCCGGGGTCAGCGAACTGGGCGCACTGACCGAGGCCGGGACGGCGGATCTGGCTGCCGCCCTCGCCGGAAAGGTCGCCGGTGCCGCGAACCTCGACGCCGTACTCGACCCCGCCGAACTCGATGCCGTCGTCTACTTCTCCTCCATCTCCGGCACCTGGGGCGTGGCCGACCACGGCGTCTACGCCGCTGCCAACGCGATGCTCGACGCCCGTGCCGAACAGCGGCGCGCGGACGGACTGCCCGTACTGTCGATCGCCTGGGGGCCCTGGGCGGGCGGCGGCATGATCGCCGACTCCATCCAGGACGTACTGCGCCGCCGTGGCGTACCCGTCATCGATCCGGAGACCGCCGTCGCGGCGCTCCAGCAGGCGTTGGACCACGACGAGACCCTGGTGGCCGTCGCGGATGTGGACTGGCAGCGGTTCGGGGCGGTGTTCACCTCCGTCCGGCAGAGCCGACTGCTGGAGGAGATACCGGAGGCACAGCCCGCCGCCGAGGAGGAGGACGCCGGTCAGCCGCCGGCGGCAGCGCTCGCCCGGCAGTTGGAGGGCCTGGACAGCGGACAGCGCTCCCGGATGCTGCTCGACCTCGTACGGGAGCATGTCGCCCTGGTGCTGGGGCACGGCAGCGCCGGGGCCGTGGATGCGGAACGGGCCTTCAAGGACCTGGGCTTCGACTCGCTGACGGCGGTCGAACTGCGCAATCGCCTCGGCCGGACCACGGGGCTGCGCCTGCCCACCACGGTCGTCTTCGACCACCCGAACCCTGCGGCGTTGGCCGACTACCTCGGTGCACAGGCCCTTGGGGAGCGTAAGCCGGAGGCGGCCCCGGTCGCGGTGCCGACTCCCGCCGCCGATGGGGACGACCCGATCGCGATCGTCGCGATGAGCTGCCGCTTCCCTGGCGGGGTGCGGTCGCCCGAGGATCTGTGGCGGGTGGTGCGCGACGGGCTGGATGTGGTGTCGGAGTTCCCGACCGACCGGGGATGGGATCTGGACGCCCTGTACGACCCCGACCCGGACCGGGCCGGGACCAGCTATGTGCGGGAGAGCGGATTCCTGCATGACGCGGGTGACTTCGATGCCGCGTTCTTCGGGATCTCGCCGCGTGAGGCGTTGGCGATGGACCCGCAGCAGCGGCTGCTGCTGGAGACCTCGTGGGAGGCGCTGGAGCGGGCCGGATTCGACCCCAAGTCCCTGCGCGGCAGTACGACCGGCGTCTATGTGGGCCTGGCCGACCAGGAGTACGGCAGCCGACTGCGCGCTGCGGCCGGTGAGGCGGAGGGGTACCTCGCGACCGGCGCCGCATCGAGTGTGGCTTCCGGGCGCATCGCGTACACGCTGGGTCTGGAAGGGCCGGCGGTGACGGTGGACACGGCGTGCTCGTCGTCGCTGGTGGCGATGCATCTGGCGGTGCAGGCGCTGCGGTCCGGCGAATGCTCGCTGGCGCTGGCCGGGGCTGTGATGGTCATGTCCGACCCGGGGCCGTTCATTGCGTTCAGTCGGCAACGGGGTCTGGCTCCGGACGGGCGGTGCAAGCCCTTTGCGGCGGCGGCCGACGGGTTCGCGCTGTCGGAGGGCGCCGGGATCGTCGTACTGGAGCGGTTGTCGGACGCGCGGCGCCTCGGGCATGAGGTGCTGGCGGTGGTACGGGGTTCGGCGATCAACCAGGACGGTGCGAGCAACGGTCTGACGGCGCCGAACGGCCCTTCGCAGCAGCGGGTGATCCGGGCTGCGCTGGCCAATGCCGGACTGTCGGCCGCTGATGTGGATGTGGTGGAGGCGCACGGCACGGGGACGACGCTGGGTGACCCGATCGAGGCGGAGGCGCTGCTGGCCACCTATGGGCAGGAGCGCGAGGCCGGGCGGCCGTTGTGGCTGGGGTCGGTGAAGTCCAACATCGGGCACACCCAGACGGCTTCGGGTGTGGCCGGGGTGATGAAGATGGTGCTGGCGATGCGGCATGGGGTGCTGCCGGCGACGTTGCATGTGGACGAGCCGTCGCCGCACGTCGACTGGTCGTCGGGCGCGGTGGAGCTGCTGTCGGAGGCCAGGCCCTGGGAGGAGTACGGGCGGCCTCGGCGGGCGGGTGTCTCGTCGTTTGGGATCAGTGGGACGAATGCGCATGTGATTGTCGAGCAGGGGGAGTTGGTTCCTTCCGGCTCGTCTGGTGCTGCTGCTGCTGCTTCGGCGGCTGGTGGTGTGGTGGTGCCGTGGGTGGTGTCGGCGCGGTCGGGTGAGGCGTTGCGGGGGCAGGTGGAGCGGCTGGGGTTGGTGGCTGGTTCGCCGGTGGATGTGGGTTGGTCGTTGCTGCGGTCGCGGTCGGTGTTTGAGCATCGGGCGGTTGTGGTGGGGGCGGGGGTGGTGGCTGAGGGTTCGGCTGCCGATGTTGGGCGTGGGCCGGTGTTTGTTTTTCCGGGGCAGGGGGCGCAGTGGGTGGGGATGGCGGTGGGGTTGTTGGATGCCTCGCCGGTGTTCGCGGAGCGGGTTGCGGCGTGTGAGGCGGCGTTGGCGCCGTTTGTGGACTGGTCGCTGACGGGTGTGTTGCGTGGGGTTGAGGGTGCGCCTGGGTTGGACCGGGTGGATGTGGTGCAGCCGGTGCTGTGGGCGGTGATGGTGTCGCTGGCTGAGTTGTGGCGTTCGTTCGGTGTGGTGCCGTCTGCGGTGGTGGGGCATTCGCAGGGGGAGATTGCTGCGGCTGTGGTGGCGGGGGGTTTGAGTCTGGCGGATGGTGCGCGGGTGGTGGCGTTGCGGAGCCGGGCGATTGTGGCGCTGGCCGGACGCGGGGGCATGGTGTCGGTGGCGTTGCCCCGGCTGGACGTTGATGAGTTGCTGGGTGGGTTTGCGGGTCGGGTGTCGGTGGCGGCGGTGAACGGTCCGTCGTCGGTGGTGGTCTCCGGTGACGCGGATGCGCTGGATGAGTTGATGGCGCTGTGTGAGGGACGGGGGGTGCGGGTTCGGCGGATCGAGGTGGACTATGCGTCGCATTCGGCGCATGTGGAGGCGATCCGCGGGGAGTTGGCGGAGGTCCTGGCGCCGATCGTGCCGGTGAGTGGTGGGGTGCCGTTCTTCTCGACGGTGACCGGG is part of the Peterkaempfera bronchialis genome and encodes:
- a CDS encoding type I polyketide synthase, which codes for MTESVTVDSSIPSSSPSEPIAVVGLACRLPGAADPDAYWELLEQGRSAITDVPEGRWDRTLAAQAAVAPDGRSIPARGGFLDAPGAFDAAFFGISPREAAAMDPQQRLVLELGWEALENARIAADGIRGRRAGVFVGATVEDYAALVHQQGQEAVGHHTMPGLNRGLIANRLSYALGLRGPSMTVDSAQSSSLVAVQMACDSLRNGDCDLALAGGVHLNLAPETTIAAARFGALSPDGQCFTFDARANGYVRGEGGGLVVLKPLARALADGDRIRAVIRGGAVNNDGTGESLTTPDPAAQEEVLRLACARAGVDPGHIGYVELHGTGTRVGDPIEAAALGAAFGTAPSRKSPLRVGSAKTNIGHLEGAAGIAGLLKVVLCLEHGRLVPSLNFAAPNPDIALEQLRLRVQQETAEWASGGGRRPLVAGVSSFGMGGTNAHVIVEQAEPVGEPERSGSAGGVVVPWVVSARSGEALRGQVERLGLVAGSPVDVGWSLLRSRSVFEHRAVVVGAGVVAEGSVADVGRGPVFVFPGQGAQWVGMAVGLLDASPVFAARLGECEGALAPFVDWSLADVLRGVEGAPGLDRVDVVQPVLWAVMVSLAELWRSFGVEPAAVVGHSQGEIAAAVVAGGLSLADGARVVALRSRAIVALAGRGGMVSVALPRLDVDELLGGFAGRVSVAAVNGPSSVVVSGDADALDELMAVCEGRGVRVRRIEVDYASHSAHVEAIREELAEVLAPIAPMSGTVPFFSTVTGDWLDTSGLDAEYWYTNLRQTVQLEPSVRALLGEGHGAFVEVSPHPVLTMPIEETVEAVGSEAVVTGTLRRGEGGPERFYASLAELWVRGVAVDWTPAFAGLEPRTVDLPTYAFQREHYWLGTAEEPVRELAVNPADQGRATLDLVREHAAVVLGHRDPDAIDPKRSFKELGFNSVTAVELRNRLNTAVGLKLPTTVLYDHSSPARLAQHIDNERQGTGHPEQSAVPVAAAPGEPIAIVAMSCRYPGGVQSPEDLWRVVRDGLDVVSEFPTDRGWDLDSLYDPDPELSGKTYAREGGFLDAGSFDAAFFGISPREALAMDPQQRLLLETSWEALERAGIEPGSVRGSLTGVFIGAMSQEYGPRLHEAGEGVEGHVLTGTTTSVASGRIAYTLGLEGPAVTVDTACSSSLVAMHLAVQALRSGECSLALAGGATVMSSPGLFVEFSRQRGLAPDGRCKPFAAAADGTGWGEGVGVLVLERLSDARRLGHEVLAVVRGSAINQDGASNGLTAPSGLAQQRVIRAALAGAGLSAADVDVVEAHGTGTTLGDPIEAEALLATYGRGRDAGRPLWLGSVKSNIGHAQAASGVAGVMKMVLAMRHGVLPATLHVDEPSSHVDWSSGAVELLSEARPWEGYGRPRRAGVSSFGVSGTNAHVIIEQAEPVGEPERSDSSDGVVVPWVVSARSREALRAQVERLGSVAGSPVDVGWSLLRSRSVFEHRAVVVGAGVVAEGSAADVGRGPVFVFPGQGAQWVGMAVGLLDASPVFAERVAACEGALAPFVEWSLADVLRGVEGAPGLDRVDVVQPVLWAVMVSLAELWRSFGVEPAAVVGHSQGEIAAAVVAGGLSLADGARVVALRSRAIVALAGRGGMVSVALPRVQVDELLGGFAGRVSVAAVNGPSSVVVSGDADALDELMAVCEGRGVRVRRIEVDYASHSAHVEAIRGELAEVLAPIVPVSGGVPFFSTVTGEWLDTSGLGAEYWYTNLRQTVQLEPSVRALLGEGHRVFVEVSPHPVLTMPVQETAEAVDAEVVVTGTLRRGEGGPERFYASLGELWVHGVSVDWAQAFAGLEPRRVELPTYAFQRQRYWLESGRPAAAADPVDARFWETVEREDLEGLAATLGLADGGSLGEVLPALSSWRKNHKQRSTVDGWRYTIAWRPQPAPPRAELHGPWLLVTSAALQDDQLVQGTLRALEASASQVRTLVVDAQDADRARLAERLGAEAYAGVLSLLALDETPDAVQPAVPAGLAMSLALVQALGDAGVAAPLWCVTRGAVAAAGDVAPANPVQAGVWGLGRVAALEDPTCWGGLVDMPGTADQRAAELLVDVLAAGGAEDQLAIRGSGLFGRRLVRAPLGGKPARRAWHPRGTVLVTGGTGALGARMARWLAANGADHLVLTGRRGAETPGAAELRDELQAHGTRVTLAACDVADREALADLVRRVEQDGGEVIRAVVHAAGVSELGALTEAGTADLAAALAGKVAGAANLDAVLDPAELDAVVYFSSISGTWGVADHGVYAAANAMLDARAEQRRADGLPVLSIAWGPWAGGGMIADSIQDVLRRRGVPVIDPETAVAALQQALDHDETLVAVADVDWQRFGAVFTSVRQSRLLEEIPEAQPAAEEEDAGQPPAAALARQLEGLDSGQRSRMLLDLVREHVALVLGHGSAGAVDAERAFKDLGFDSLTAVELRNRLGRTTGLRLPTTVVFDHPNPAALADYLGAQALGERKPEAAPVAVPTPAADGDDPIAIVAMSCRFPGGVRSPEDLWRVVRDGLDVVSEFPTDRGWDLDALYDPDPDRAGTSYVRESGFLHDAGDFDAAFFGISPREALAMDPQQRLLLETSWEALERAGFDPKSLRGSTTGVYVGLADQEYGSRLRAAAGEAEGYLATGAASSVASGRIAYTLGLEGPAVTVDTACSSSLVAMHLAVQALRSGECSLALAGAVMVMSDPGPFIAFSRQRGLAPDGRCKPFAAAADGFALSEGAGIVVLERLSDARRLGHEVLAVVRGSAINQDGASNGLTAPNGPSQQRVIRAALANAGLSAADVDVVEAHGTGTTLGDPIEAEALLATYGQEREAGRPLWLGSVKSNIGHTQTASGVAGVMKMVLAMRHGVLPATLHVDEPSPHVDWSSGAVELLSEARPWEEYGRPRRAGVSSFGISGTNAHVIVEQGELVPSGSSGAAAAASAAGGVVVPWVVSARSGEALRGQVERLGLVAGSPVDVGWSLLRSRSVFEHRAVVVGAGVVAEGSAADVGRGPVFVFPGQGAQWVGMAVGLLDASPVFAERVAACEAALAPFVDWSLTGVLRGVEGAPGLDRVDVVQPVLWAVMVSLAELWRSFGVVPSAVVGHSQGEIAAAVVAGGLSLADGARVVALRSRAIVALAGRGGMVSVALPRLDVDELLGGFAGRVSVAAVNGPSSVVVSGDADALDELMALCEGRGVRVRRIEVDYASHSAHVEAIRGELAEVLAPIVPVSGGVPFFSTVTGEWLDTSGLGAEYWYTNLRQTVQLEPSVRALLGEGHRVFVEVSPHPVLTMPVQETAEAADAEVVVTGTLRRGEGGPERFYASLGELWVHGVAVDWAPAFAGLEPRRVELPTYAFQRQRYWLEPTRPLTAADPVDARFWETVEREDLEGLAATLGLADGGSLGEVLPALSSWRKNRKQRSTVDGWRYRVVWRPQPEPPRAELHGAWLVAVPEGHQDDDLVQGLLKQLRGTQAQVAEVSVPADADRAGLAKLLAAGVGTAEPPVGVLSLLALDEADSSHGAGVSRGLLGTIALAQALEDADLRARLWCVTRGAVSTGAADGAVSPAQAAVRGLVRVVGLDDPERRGGLVDLPAVPDELSMQRLVGLLSSGGADGGEDEFAVRRSGVQVRRMVRAPFDPARGSGEPWRPHGTVLVTGGTGALGSHVARWLARSGAEHLLLTSRSGLDAPGATELYDELTGAGCRVTVAACDVTDRAAVARLLDTVPDGLPLTAVVHTAGVVGEARPLAETPVDEAVAAVHAKVTGALNLDALLADHPLEAFVLFSSGAGVWGNGGQGPYAAANAHLDALAERRRAQGRPATSVAWGAWAGGGMVDEAVAEQLRRRGVPGMSPESAVQVLHEAVSAEETALVVADIRWERFLPAYSAHGHRPLLDEVPEVRELLAARQTAADTPAPEDDRGSELLRQLTALPEPKRRRRLVELVRTHAGAVLGHSSASAVKPGRAFREMGFDSLTAVELRNRLATASGLKLPATLVFDHPTPNALAEYLHAELPLPLPGSDAVPAELQQVETALRQAADPDTRRAITEGLRALLDAWAGPDGEPAEETAAVDDELVAATDQDMFDLIDRELGIS